AGGGTGAAGGGCTATGTACATACGCTCAACTCCACAGCAATAGCTAGCACGAGAACCATAACAGCGATTCTCGAGAATAACCAGGATCCCGAGGGCATCGTCGAGATCCCCAAGGTTCTCAGAAAATATCTAGAGCCTTTTGCAAAGGCTCCAAAGGACTATATATATCCGAGGAGAAAATCTAGCAATTAATTTTATATAGAGAGCTATGAGATATTCACTCACTACACATCTATCAGGCTTATAATCTGTAGAAAATATCATTAACCCCCTAGTATCCGGTACCCACTCCTCAGTAGGGGCTAAGAGAGGTTGTGGTGAACCATCTATAGAGATAATAACCAGGGATCGGCATCTCTTTAGCCTAATTTTTTATAAGCTAGTGAATCCATTTATCTATTAAGGTGTATAGATAGCCATGCCTTCTCTAAAGGTTTTGATAGCCATTATAGCTGTGATTATCGTTGCTATCGCTTCTACCTTGATAACTATGAATAAGCCCGAGGTATCTGGAGGTGGCGAAGGGCTTACAGGCTCTACAAATGTTACGACGGCACTGGGTAAGGGCTATGACCAGGTTTCTAGCGCTACCCCTAGGCTAAAGCCTGTAGGGCTTGTTAAGGGGTATGGCTATCCCATCGGTGTTAGGGATGGGTGGTTCTACATGCTTCTAGGCAGTATTGATGGTGATGGTGGTAAGATCTCTCTGGTCGGGGTTAGGCTTGGTGGGGGAGATGTTAGAGATTATGGTGTTGTTGTGGATAGATGGAATCCCTATTCCACATATGTTGAGGTTGCTGCTGGACGCCCCATTATAGATGATCGCTATGCGTATTTCATCCAGGATGGTGGAAAAACAGCTAGGACTATAGATCTTGTGTCAGGTAGTATAAGCATTGCTAATGTGAGTGGAACCTATTTATGGATATTAGATGCTGGTGAGGGCATGCTCTACGCACATGATCTGGGATCAACCGAGAAATATGTTGTCCTAGATTTAAATGGCAGAGTTGCCTGGGAGTCTTCCGGAATACATGTTGGAACAATGGTACAGCCTATA
This Sulfolobales archaeon DNA region includes the following protein-coding sequences:
- a CDS encoding serine--tRNA ligase; amino-acid sequence: RVKGYVHTLNSTAIASTRTITAILENNQDPEGIVEIPKVLRKYLEPFAKAPKDYIYPRRKSSN